The Peribacillus sp. FSL E2-0218 genome contains a region encoding:
- a CDS encoding PLP-dependent aminotransferase family protein yields MKVGSYFSENSKAAFKNDPPGAWMPNLPDGCIRLSSGYPDPALIPAEEIKAAVARLLDEEHDLPLHYLGSPRVTRLKQQIQRRLAERGVFVVEEQLLITSGACQAIDLIARILLDDQAVVAVESPTYMEALEIFQNYTKQIISIPIDEQGIRTDRLKEMLVERKRSGLTLPRFLYTIPTYQNPTGTTTSTKRRKHLLELSSEFDFLILEDDAYGELSFDKNPPPIKSFDECGRVLHVGSLSKVVAPGMRIGWIAGDSEFIKASEWFKKDLDHPFSQSTMAVYLENTNFEKRLHLLKDVYRAKCAVLLRAMEQFLPDPVSWYVPAGGYFVWVRIPGVDTSELLPQALAEGVSYVPGKYFFVNQSDGTEFLRLSFSYANEKEIIDGIQRLGRVIAPFLNGLPDREVNDTNAPTP; encoded by the coding sequence GTGAAGGTTGGATCTTATTTTTCGGAAAATAGTAAAGCGGCATTTAAGAATGATCCGCCTGGTGCCTGGATGCCGAATTTGCCGGATGGTTGCATTCGCTTGAGTTCAGGTTATCCGGATCCAGCCTTGATTCCTGCCGAGGAGATTAAAGCAGCGGTAGCCAGACTTCTCGATGAAGAGCACGATTTGCCTCTTCATTATCTCGGAAGCCCGAGAGTAACGAGATTAAAACAGCAAATCCAGAGAAGGCTGGCAGAGCGTGGAGTTTTCGTTGTGGAGGAACAGCTTTTGATTACTTCAGGTGCTTGTCAGGCAATCGATCTGATTGCCCGCATTCTCCTCGATGATCAAGCGGTCGTAGCTGTAGAATCTCCCACCTATATGGAGGCTTTGGAGATTTTTCAAAACTATACGAAGCAGATCATAAGTATCCCTATAGATGAGCAAGGAATCCGAACGGACCGATTGAAGGAAATGCTGGTTGAAAGGAAACGTAGCGGTCTGACTCTCCCGCGTTTTCTATATACCATCCCAACCTATCAAAATCCAACCGGGACGACGACGAGCACTAAGCGCCGGAAACATTTATTGGAACTTTCCAGCGAGTTCGATTTCCTCATACTTGAGGATGATGCGTACGGGGAGTTATCCTTCGATAAAAATCCTCCGCCCATAAAATCCTTTGATGAATGCGGCCGCGTCCTCCACGTTGGTTCATTATCCAAGGTGGTGGCGCCTGGAATGAGGATTGGCTGGATAGCGGGAGATAGTGAGTTCATCAAGGCATCAGAGTGGTTTAAAAAAGATTTAGATCATCCATTTTCACAAAGTACAATGGCTGTCTACCTGGAAAATACGAATTTCGAGAAACGGCTGCACCTTCTAAAGGATGTGTATCGTGCCAAATGTGCCGTGTTACTCCGTGCGATGGAACAATTTCTTCCTGACCCCGTTTCCTGGTATGTGCCAGCTGGCGGTTATTTTGTATGGGTGAGGATTCCCGGCGTTGATACGTCTGAATTATTACCACAGGCTCTGGCTGAGGGGGTTTCATATGTTCCGGGTAAATACTTCTTCGTGAATCAAAGTGATGGAACCGAGTTTCTGCGGCTCTCCTTCAGTTATGCCAATGAGAAAGAAATAATCGATGGAATACAAAGACTGGGAAGGGTGATCGCACCTTTTCTTAACGGACTGCCAGATCGCGAAGTAAATGATACGAATGCGCCTACTCCTTAA
- a CDS encoding VOC family protein gives MGRLVHFEIHVNDMERAKKFYGEVFGWSFQDWSDYAGMPYFGAVTGDENEPGVNGALMQRQTAPPETNQALNAFACTMGVENYDATEAKIIAGGGQVSMPKYALPGMAWQGYYTDTEGNIFGIHQPDLNAK, from the coding sequence ATGGGAAGGTTAGTTCATTTCGAAATTCATGTGAATGATATGGAACGTGCAAAGAAGTTCTATGGAGAGGTATTCGGATGGTCCTTTCAGGATTGGAGTGACTATGCAGGAATGCCCTACTTTGGAGCTGTCACTGGCGATGAAAACGAGCCTGGGGTCAATGGAGCCCTGATGCAGCGTCAAACGGCTCCACCGGAAACGAATCAAGCGTTAAATGCATTTGCATGTACAATGGGTGTGGAAAATTATGATGCAACGGAAGCGAAGATCATTGCGGGTGGCGGCCAAGTGTCGATGCCTAAATATGCCCTTCCTGGAATGGCATGGCAAGGATACTATACGGATACCGAGGGCAATATATTCGGAATCCATCAACCCGATTTGAATGCAAAATAG
- a CDS encoding helix-turn-helix transcriptional regulator, with protein sequence MFRFGKGKHRSKVGKLIDKHGYSQEEFVSASGISRNTISRICSDPKYVPSAGVLKKMMKAIRSLDPHAKSDDYFDI encoded by the coding sequence ATGTTCCGATTCGGGAAAGGAAAGCATCGCAGTAAGGTAGGCAAATTAATCGATAAGCATGGATATTCACAAGAGGAGTTTGTAAGTGCTTCTGGCATATCACGGAATACGATAAGCAGAATTTGCAGCGATCCGAAGTACGTGCCATCAGCCGGAGTATTAAAGAAAATGATGAAGGCCATTCGGAGTCTGGATCCCCATGCAAAGTCGGATGATTATTTTGATATTTAA
- a CDS encoding proline dehydrogenase — MEAITRDFFLFLSKNNMLNNIAKKRGGSFAAGKIIGGTDFQSSIKFIKQLNDSGLSVTVDHLGEFVDSKEVTQERTAECIETIEMISREKLDSQVSLKMTSLGLDIDHALVIENMTKILDTAEKHGVMVTIDMEDEVRCQATIDIFRQFKEKYNCISTVLQAYLFRTEKDLDDLGQYKPFLRLVKGAYKESPEVAFPEKADVDENYKKLIKQSLLNGNYTAIASHDDKIIEYTKELAKKHNIPNTQFEFQMLYGMRNKTQHELVKQGYKMRVYVPYGLDWYGYFMRRLAERPSNISFAFKGMVRS, encoded by the coding sequence ATGGAAGCCATTACAAGGGACTTTTTCTTGTTTTTATCTAAAAATAACATGCTAAATAATATTGCCAAGAAACGCGGAGGAAGCTTCGCCGCCGGTAAGATCATTGGGGGAACGGATTTCCAAAGCTCGATTAAATTCATTAAACAGCTTAACGATAGTGGCTTATCGGTGACCGTCGACCATCTTGGGGAGTTCGTTGATTCAAAGGAAGTGACTCAGGAGCGGACGGCTGAATGCATCGAAACCATTGAGATGATCAGCAGGGAAAAGCTCGATTCACAAGTTTCCTTGAAGATGACTTCCCTAGGTCTCGATATCGATCATGCACTGGTCATCGAGAACATGACGAAAATTCTCGATACAGCTGAAAAGCATGGTGTCATGGTCACGATTGATATGGAGGATGAGGTTCGCTGTCAGGCAACCATCGATATTTTTAGGCAGTTCAAAGAAAAATACAACTGCATAAGTACTGTACTCCAAGCATACTTATTCCGCACAGAGAAAGATTTGGATGACCTTGGTCAATATAAGCCATTTCTTCGTCTCGTTAAGGGTGCCTACAAGGAATCTCCCGAAGTGGCATTTCCCGAAAAGGCAGATGTGGATGAAAACTATAAAAAGCTGATTAAACAAAGTCTGCTTAACGGCAATTACACAGCCATCGCTTCCCATGATGACAAAATCATCGAATATACAAAAGAGCTGGCGAAAAAGCACAATATCCCAAATACACAATTTGAATTTCAAATGCTTTACGGCATGAGAAACAAAACCCAGCACGAACTGGTCAAGCAAGGTTACAAGATGCGTGTCTATGTTCCTTATGGCCTCGACTGGTATGGGTATTTCATGAGAAGGCTTGCTGAGCGGCCATCGAACATTTCCTTCGCTTTCAAAGGGATGGTCAGAAGCTAA
- the pruA gene encoding L-glutamate gamma-semialdehyde dehydrogenase, with product MISYKHEPFVDFTNEENKKAYEAALQTVEGYLGQDYPLYIGAEKVTTDEKIVSYNPADKEEVIGRVSKANKDLAEKAMQEAVTAFESWKKVKPEIRADVLFKAAAIIRRRKHEFSALLTKEAGKPWNEADADTAEAIDFLEFYARQMLTLKDGVPVQSRPGEYNRYDYIPLGVGIIISPWNFPFAIMAGTAVAAIVTGNTILLKPASTTPIVAAKFVEVMHEAGLPAGVLNFVPGSGAEVGDYLVDHPKTRFISFTGSRDVGLRIYKRASELNEGQIWLKRVIAEMGGKDTIVVDKEADLELAAQSIVKSAFGFAGQKCSACSRAVIVEDVYDQVLDRAVELTKQLTVGNPTENHFMGPVIDQAAFDKIMSYVEIGKEEGRILAGGEGDSSKGYFVQPTIVADVDPQARLMQEEIFGPVVAFAKAKDFTEALEIANNTEYGLTGAVITTNRLNMEKAREEFHVGNLYFNRGCTGAIVGYQPFGGFNMSGTDSKAGGPDYLQLHMQAKTTSETF from the coding sequence ATGATTTCATATAAACACGAACCATTTGTCGATTTTACAAACGAGGAAAATAAAAAAGCGTATGAGGCAGCCCTTCAAACAGTAGAAGGCTACCTAGGCCAAGACTACCCCCTCTACATCGGTGCCGAAAAAGTGACGACTGACGAGAAAATCGTTTCCTATAATCCTGCGGATAAAGAGGAAGTCATCGGCCGCGTATCAAAAGCGAACAAAGACCTTGCTGAAAAGGCGATGCAGGAAGCCGTCACCGCTTTTGAAAGCTGGAAAAAAGTGAAGCCGGAAATCCGTGCTGACGTTTTATTCAAAGCCGCAGCCATCATTCGCAGACGCAAGCATGAATTCTCGGCATTATTGACAAAAGAAGCAGGTAAACCTTGGAACGAAGCGGATGCAGATACTGCGGAAGCGATCGATTTCCTTGAATTTTATGCCCGTCAAATGCTAACGCTTAAAGATGGTGTGCCTGTTCAAAGCCGTCCGGGAGAATATAACCGTTATGATTACATTCCACTCGGGGTCGGCATCATCATTTCTCCTTGGAACTTCCCATTTGCAATCATGGCAGGCACCGCCGTTGCAGCTATCGTCACTGGGAACACCATTCTATTAAAACCAGCTTCGACCACTCCTATCGTCGCAGCGAAATTCGTTGAAGTGATGCATGAAGCCGGTCTTCCAGCAGGTGTATTGAATTTCGTCCCAGGAAGCGGAGCCGAAGTCGGGGACTATCTAGTGGATCACCCAAAAACACGTTTCATTTCCTTCACTGGCTCACGTGATGTAGGTCTGCGCATTTATAAACGTGCTTCGGAATTGAATGAAGGCCAAATTTGGCTGAAGCGCGTCATTGCTGAAATGGGCGGAAAAGATACAATCGTCGTCGACAAAGAGGCGGATCTTGAATTGGCGGCACAATCGATCGTCAAATCGGCATTTGGCTTCGCCGGACAAAAATGCTCTGCTTGCTCCCGTGCCGTCATCGTGGAAGATGTCTATGACCAGGTTTTGGATCGCGCTGTCGAGTTAACCAAGCAGCTGACAGTCGGGAATCCTACCGAGAATCATTTCATGGGCCCGGTCATCGATCAGGCAGCCTTTGACAAAATCATGAGCTATGTTGAAATCGGTAAAGAAGAAGGACGCATTCTTGCCGGCGGAGAAGGAGATAGCTCAAAAGGCTACTTCGTTCAGCCGACGATCGTGGCAGATGTCGATCCGCAAGCAAGACTGATGCAAGAGGAAATCTTCGGACCTGTCGTCGCGTTTGCCAAAGCGAAAGACTTTACCGAAGCGCTTGAGATTGCCAATAACACGGAATACGGTTTAACTGGTGCCGTCATTACGACAAATCGTCTGAACATGGAAAAAGCACGCGAAGAATTCCATGTAGGGAACCTGTATTTCAACCGTGGCTGTACGGGCGCAATCGTAGGCTACCAGCCATTCGGCGGATTCAATATGTCTGGAACCGATTCTAAAGCAGGCGGACCGGACTACTTGCAGCTTCATATGCAAGCCAAAACAACATCCGAAACGTTCTGA
- the putP gene encoding sodium/proline symporter PutP, with amino-acid sequence MIDFSLILSISIYMAGMLLIGYFAYKRTSNLNDYMLGDRGLGPAVTALSAGAADMSGWLLMGMPGAMFATGLSSIWIVIGLTLGAYANWLYVAPRLRTYTEVANNSITIPAFLENRFGEGSRILRLISALVILIFFTFYVSSGMVSGGVLFQSTFGLDYHAGLWILTGVVVAYTLFGGFLAVSWTDFVQGIIMVVALVLVPIVTLFHVGGFGPSIETPRSIDPALLNIFTGTSLLGIISLFAWGLGYFGQPHIIVRFMAISSVKEIKKARTIGMSWMIFSTIGAMLTGFIGITYYSQNGLKLADPETIFIELGEILFHPFITGFLISAILAAVMSTISSQLLVTASSLTEDIYKTFFRRSASDKELVFLGRLSVLIISIIALILSWEKNDTILGLVGYAWAGFGSSFGPLVLLSLCWKRMTKWGALAGMVVGAATVIFWSMAGLSDTLYEMIPGFAASLIAIIVVSLLTAKPSKEVELQFEQFERALEEK; translated from the coding sequence ATGATCGATTTTTCATTAATACTTTCCATTAGCATTTATATGGCGGGCATGCTGTTAATCGGATATTTCGCCTACAAAAGAACGTCCAATCTAAATGACTACATGCTGGGAGACAGGGGTCTTGGTCCTGCTGTCACTGCATTAAGCGCCGGTGCTGCCGATATGAGCGGCTGGCTCCTAATGGGGATGCCGGGCGCCATGTTCGCAACAGGGCTCAGCTCGATATGGATTGTAATCGGCCTGACGCTTGGTGCTTATGCCAACTGGTTATACGTGGCACCTAGACTGAGAACGTATACGGAGGTCGCCAATAATTCCATTACGATTCCCGCTTTCCTGGAAAATCGTTTTGGCGAAGGATCACGGATCCTAAGGCTCATCTCGGCATTGGTCATCCTGATATTCTTCACGTTTTACGTTTCTTCCGGAATGGTATCCGGCGGCGTTTTATTCCAAAGTACATTTGGCCTTGATTACCATGCTGGGCTATGGATCTTAACAGGCGTGGTCGTGGCCTATACGTTATTCGGCGGATTCCTGGCGGTAAGCTGGACAGACTTTGTTCAAGGGATCATCATGGTCGTCGCCCTTGTTCTTGTACCGATCGTTACCCTTTTCCATGTTGGCGGCTTCGGCCCTTCCATAGAAACACCGCGTTCCATTGATCCTGCCCTTTTAAATATTTTTACCGGAACGAGCCTTTTGGGGATCATCTCATTATTCGCCTGGGGACTGGGTTATTTCGGACAGCCCCATATCATTGTCCGCTTTATGGCGATCAGTTCCGTCAAGGAAATAAAGAAAGCCCGTACCATCGGCATGAGCTGGATGATCTTTTCCACAATAGGTGCGATGCTGACGGGATTCATCGGAATAACATATTATTCCCAGAACGGTCTCAAATTAGCTGATCCCGAAACGATTTTCATAGAGTTAGGGGAAATCCTTTTCCATCCATTCATTACTGGCTTCTTGATCTCAGCGATCCTGGCTGCCGTCATGAGCACGATTTCATCGCAGCTTTTGGTTACTGCCAGCTCTTTGACGGAGGATATATACAAAACCTTCTTCCGTCGCTCCGCTTCCGATAAAGAGCTTGTCTTCCTAGGAAGGCTTTCCGTTTTGATCATATCCATCATCGCGCTCATACTCTCTTGGGAGAAAAATGACACGATTCTTGGACTTGTCGGTTATGCATGGGCTGGTTTCGGATCTTCATTCGGTCCGCTTGTGCTGCTAAGTCTCTGCTGGAAGCGCATGACGAAATGGGGTGCTTTAGCTGGGATGGTCGTTGGTGCCGCGACCGTGATTTTCTGGTCGATGGCAGGCCTGTCCGATACGCTTTATGAAATGATTCCCGGTTTTGCCGCAAGCTTGATTGCCATCATCGTCGTCAGTCTGCTTACAGCTAAGCCATCTAAAGAAGTCGAACTGCAATTCGAACAATTCGAAAGAGCATTGGAAGAAAAATAA
- a CDS encoding helix-turn-helix domain-containing protein produces the protein MSLEKILTLTNINDITDMVSTYLKKPVVIENEQFLLLAYSSYYIEHFDQANRQTIFTKHWPIPILEKFMDEGIVEQLKTVQHPFRVKQIEEIGLNQRVVVSAVHKGQVFGFIWVQETERMQDADLEFLHEVSHHIGKLLHQKKQLNMKKDEEKNEFYQKIIDEVYQTENQIKWEAANMGILIPETFVVNVFTIAQSDAELLDELTDTVSLFANALNHFSHVFTNQMKVVVIIGSNGKGKGMLADSAHDFTNTVLSQFHDHRIFPGIGNEYSSILQLRKSYLEALEVINAAKFIGQPEQLPFEYSKLGIFRYLEMISNHHTKTNYANKYLQILEKKDQESQTKLLQTLEVYLLNNCRIKPTAEQLYIHTNTLKYRLNQIAELTSIDFDDMHSRIQYYIDLQLMKQKK, from the coding sequence ATGTCATTAGAAAAAATCCTTACTCTCACAAACATCAACGATATAACCGATATGGTCAGCACATACTTAAAAAAACCTGTCGTCATTGAAAATGAACAATTTTTATTGCTGGCATATAGTTCGTATTATATCGAGCACTTCGACCAAGCCAACCGGCAAACGATCTTCACGAAGCATTGGCCGATCCCGATTTTGGAGAAATTCATGGATGAGGGCATTGTCGAGCAGCTTAAAACGGTGCAGCATCCATTCCGGGTAAAGCAAATCGAGGAAATCGGCTTAAATCAAAGGGTCGTTGTAAGCGCTGTCCATAAAGGACAGGTTTTTGGGTTCATTTGGGTCCAGGAAACGGAAAGGATGCAGGATGCCGATTTGGAATTTTTACATGAGGTGTCCCATCATATCGGCAAGCTCCTCCATCAAAAAAAACAATTGAACATGAAAAAAGACGAAGAAAAGAACGAGTTCTATCAAAAGATCATTGACGAAGTCTATCAAACTGAAAATCAAATAAAATGGGAAGCGGCCAACATGGGCATCCTCATACCGGAAACCTTTGTCGTGAACGTCTTCACCATCGCCCAATCCGATGCGGAGCTTCTTGATGAATTGACGGATACAGTCAGCTTATTTGCCAATGCCTTGAATCATTTTTCCCATGTATTCACAAACCAGATGAAGGTCGTCGTCATCATTGGCAGCAATGGGAAAGGGAAAGGCATGCTGGCTGATAGCGCCCATGATTTCACGAATACGGTGCTCTCCCAGTTTCATGATCATAGGATCTTCCCTGGAATCGGTAATGAGTATTCATCGATCCTTCAATTGCGGAAATCTTATCTCGAAGCATTGGAAGTGATCAACGCCGCCAAGTTCATCGGGCAGCCTGAACAGCTTCCCTTTGAATACAGCAAACTAGGTATTTTCCGTTACCTCGAAATGATCTCCAATCATCACACAAAAACGAATTACGCCAACAAATATTTACAGATTCTTGAAAAGAAGGACCAAGAAAGCCAGACGAAGCTCCTCCAGACGCTGGAGGTATATTTGCTGAATAATTGCCGGATCAAGCCGACAGCTGAGCAGCTATACATTCATACGAACACCTTGAAATATAGATTGAATCAAATAGCCGAGCTTACATCCATCGATTTTGACGACATGCATTCGCGAATACAGTACTACATCGACTTACAGCTCATGAAGCAGAAAAAATGA
- a CDS encoding MBL fold metallo-hydrolase, translating to MKMTKVGTVYQLSFMPRVFPVNCYFVEEEDSLTLIDAALPYSTKKIVKAAQAIGKPIKRIIITHAHEDHVGALDGLKALLPDMHVSISIREAALLAGDSARLESEDSPIRGGIPKNIQTEPDSFLKEGDRIGSLEVILSPGHTPGSISLIDTRNHSLIAGDALQTRGGTAVNGVIKPLFPFPSLATWDKRIALESAKKLLSYKPRLLAVGHGKMLEQPGNSMNRAIVEAESKLQP from the coding sequence ATGAAAATGACCAAGGTAGGTACCGTATATCAACTATCCTTCATGCCGCGTGTTTTTCCTGTGAATTGTTATTTTGTAGAAGAAGAGGATAGCCTAACGTTAATCGATGCTGCCTTACCTTACAGCACAAAAAAGATAGTGAAGGCAGCGCAGGCGATTGGAAAACCGATCAAACGAATCATCATCACTCACGCGCATGAGGATCATGTCGGTGCACTTGACGGGCTAAAAGCGTTGCTTCCCGATATGCACGTGAGCATTTCAATCAGGGAAGCAGCTTTACTTGCTGGAGATTCTGCACGACTGGAAAGTGAAGATTCCCCGATCCGCGGGGGAATTCCAAAAAATATACAAACCGAGCCTGACTCCTTCCTAAAAGAGGGGGACCGGATTGGTTCTTTGGAAGTTATTCTTTCTCCCGGGCATACACCTGGCTCGATTTCGCTGATCGACACACGGAATCATAGTTTGATTGCCGGCGATGCCCTGCAAACGAGAGGGGGAACGGCGGTGAATGGTGTGATCAAGCCATTATTTCCTTTCCCATCCCTTGCCACCTGGGATAAGCGAATTGCTCTTGAAAGTGCTAAGAAATTACTAAGCTATAAACCGCGTTTGCTAGCTGTAGGCCATGGGAAGATGCTGGAACAGCCCGGAAATTCGATGAACAGGGCAATCGTTGAAGCGGAGTCGAAGCTTCAGCCATGA
- a CDS encoding glycerol-3-phosphate dehydrogenase/oxidase, whose product MKFSNKYREETIGLLKKDKYDVLVIGGGITGAGIALDATTRGMKVALVEMQDFAAGTSSRSTKLVHGGLRYLKQFEIKMVAEVGKEREIVYENGPHVTTPEWMLLPMHKGGTFGKFSTSIGLRVYDFLAGVKKAERRKMLSIDETLAREPLVKKEGLKGGGYYVEYRTDDARLTIEVMKAAVDKGATPINYTRVDKLLYENGKVSGVQVADLLSGGAYEIHADKIINAAGPWVDSIREKDQSKQGKTLKLSKGVHVVIDQAKFPLKQAIYFDTPDGRMIFAIPRAGKAYVGTTDTFYDGNPAIPKVTSADRTYLLKAIDYMFPQVKISEDDIESSWAGVRPLILEEGKDPSEISRKDEIWESDSGLITIAGGKLTGYRKMAKTTVDLVAGKSNKSYPASQTKGMPISGGDVGGSRNFSSYIKQHRQAGVDSGLSVKDSEDLLAMYGSNAPLLFDIAKSDRDEATSLPQKLYVQLRYALDHEMAATPVDFFFRRTGTLLFDIDLVQTHKSAVIDYMAGYFSWSESTKEERTKQLEQEILGAIRVS is encoded by the coding sequence ATGAAGTTTTCGAATAAATATCGGGAAGAAACGATCGGACTGCTGAAAAAAGATAAATATGATGTTTTGGTGATTGGTGGGGGAATTACCGGCGCAGGCATTGCCTTGGATGCGACGACTCGTGGAATGAAGGTGGCATTGGTGGAGATGCAGGATTTTGCTGCAGGTACTTCGAGCCGTTCGACGAAGCTTGTCCATGGGGGGCTGCGGTATTTGAAGCAATTTGAAATAAAAATGGTGGCTGAGGTCGGGAAAGAGCGGGAGATCGTTTATGAAAATGGGCCGCATGTGACCACGCCGGAATGGATGCTGCTGCCGATGCACAAAGGAGGCACTTTTGGGAAGTTCAGTACCTCCATTGGGCTGCGCGTCTATGATTTCCTGGCAGGCGTTAAAAAAGCCGAACGCCGGAAGATGCTTTCAATAGATGAAACGCTCGCCCGGGAGCCGCTTGTGAAGAAAGAGGGACTGAAGGGCGGAGGCTATTATGTGGAATATCGCACAGATGATGCCCGGCTAACGATCGAAGTCATGAAGGCAGCCGTCGATAAAGGGGCGACACCGATTAATTATACGCGAGTGGATAAGTTGTTATATGAAAACGGAAAGGTATCTGGGGTCCAGGTTGCCGATTTACTATCTGGGGGCGCGTATGAAATTCATGCAGACAAAATCATCAATGCAGCAGGACCTTGGGTGGATTCAATTCGCGAAAAGGACCAATCGAAGCAGGGAAAAACGCTGAAGCTTTCAAAGGGTGTTCATGTGGTCATCGACCAAGCGAAATTCCCCTTGAAGCAGGCGATTTACTTTGATACGCCCGATGGACGGATGATCTTTGCCATCCCAAGAGCAGGTAAGGCTTATGTGGGCACAACGGATACGTTTTATGATGGCAATCCGGCCATTCCGAAGGTTACATCGGCAGATCGAACTTACTTATTGAAGGCGATTGACTATATGTTCCCGCAGGTGAAGATTTCCGAGGATGATATCGAATCAAGCTGGGCCGGAGTACGACCATTGATTCTGGAGGAAGGGAAGGACCCTTCGGAAATTTCCCGGAAAGATGAAATTTGGGAGTCCGATTCGGGACTGATCACGATAGCGGGCGGGAAATTGACCGGCTATCGCAAAATGGCGAAAACGACGGTCGACCTTGTGGCAGGGAAGTCCAATAAGTCGTACCCCGCGAGCCAGACGAAGGGCATGCCGATTTCCGGAGGCGATGTAGGGGGATCGAGAAACTTTTCAAGCTATATTAAGCAACATAGGCAAGCGGGAGTGGACTCGGGGCTATCTGTCAAGGATTCCGAGGATCTGTTGGCCATGTATGGGTCAAACGCACCTCTGTTATTCGATATCGCCAAAAGCGATCGTGACGAAGCAACAAGTCTGCCGCAGAAATTGTATGTACAGTTGAGATATGCCCTGGATCATGAAATGGCGGCAACACCGGTCGACTTCTTTTTCCGCAGGACGGGGACCCTTTTATTCGATATCGATTTAGTCCAAACCCATAAAAGTGCCGTGATTGACTATATGGCTGGATATTTTAGCTGGTCCGAGTCGACGAAAGAGGAAAGAACAAAACAACTGGAACAGGAAATACTCGGTGCAATTAGAGTATCGTAA